The following proteins come from a genomic window of Bacteroidia bacterium:
- a CDS encoding histidine kinase: MSKRFPYSVFQLIAGSLAACAILTIVQALVLHRLQLSWQISVIDAAVSSALMVFAIFVTTIIHQYYDPNKDSKLHRLGFATVLSILFCIVLRWLLNAIFTDNATYLDFLNKSIPVRFVFCLLLVSVTLLVNWFWSVLSDQQENEQRKLDTEKLLKEAELAKLRQQLQPHFLFNSLNSISALIVVKPLEARKMIQQLSDFLRGTLKKEDKLVQLTEELEHLKLYLDIEKVRFGHRLNVVFSTDEESGKRLLPSLLLQPIVENAIKFGLYDITGDVTISIATAIKENNLWIEVQNPFDAETNKNVEGAGFGLNSIQRRLYLLYARKDLLMTEKKESIFITTLKIPEIR; encoded by the coding sequence TTGAGCAAACGCTTTCCATATTCCGTATTTCAGCTTATTGCTGGAAGTCTTGCTGCTTGCGCGATTTTAACAATTGTGCAAGCATTGGTGTTGCATCGTTTGCAATTATCGTGGCAAATTTCTGTGATAGACGCAGCAGTATCAAGCGCATTAATGGTTTTTGCGATTTTTGTAACTACCATTATTCATCAATATTACGATCCAAATAAAGACAGTAAATTACATCGTTTGGGTTTCGCCACCGTGCTTTCTATTTTATTTTGCATTGTGCTGCGTTGGTTGTTAAATGCCATTTTTACAGATAATGCGACGTATTTAGATTTCTTAAATAAATCAATTCCTGTACGATTTGTATTTTGCCTTTTACTCGTTTCAGTAACATTACTCGTGAATTGGTTTTGGAGCGTTTTATCCGATCAACAAGAAAACGAGCAACGAAAATTAGACACTGAAAAACTATTGAAAGAAGCTGAATTGGCAAAACTTCGTCAGCAATTGCAACCACATTTTTTATTCAACAGTTTAAATTCAATCAGCGCTTTAATTGTTGTAAAACCTTTAGAAGCGCGCAAAATGATTCAGCAACTATCTGATTTTCTAAGAGGCACGTTAAAAAAAGAAGATAAATTAGTTCAGCTCACAGAAGAATTAGAACATCTTAAATTGTATTTGGATATTGAAAAAGTACGTTTCGGACATCGTTTAAATGTTGTGTTTTCAACGGATGAAGAGAGCGGAAAACGTTTATTGCCTTCCTTGCTTTTGCAACCGATTGTGGAAAATGCCATTAAGTTTGGTTTGTACGATATTACGGGAGATGTTACCATCAGCATTGCTACCGCTATAAAAGAAAATAATTTATGGATTGAAGTACAAAATCCCTTTGATGCAGAAACCAATAAAAACGTGGAAGGCGCGGGTTTCGGCTTAAATTCTATTCAACGCAGATTGTATTTATTGTACGCGCGCAAGGATTTGTTGATGACAGAAAAAAAAGAATCTATTTTTATCACCACCTTAAAAATACCGGAAATACGATGA
- a CDS encoding type B 50S ribosomal protein L31, whose product MKKEIHPEGYRFVIFKDMSNDYTFMTKSCVEAKDTIKWEDGKEYPLYKMEISNMSHPFYTGKIKLVDTAGRVDKFRTRYQKKEAK is encoded by the coding sequence ATGAAAAAAGAAATTCATCCAGAAGGATATCGTTTTGTGATATTTAAAGATATGTCGAACGATTACACTTTCATGACCAAATCGTGCGTGGAAGCAAAAGATACCATTAAATGGGAAGACGGCAAAGAATATCCTTTGTATAAAATGGAGATTTCAAATATGTCGCATCCTTTTTACACCGGAAAAATAAAATTGGTAGATACTGCAGGTCGTGTCGATAAATTCAGAACACGCTATCAGAAAAAAGAAGCCAAATAA
- a CDS encoding T9SS type A sorting domain-containing protein, translating into MKKILLTASCFLLMAHSTFAQVKILFDATEGQTAGNADWVIDADAHNVQYTGTGGLPVQVTSTVQQDNAQRIPTPAQSGITASTPETYWTGALSNWGIDMVKKGYAVETLPTFDSITYGNFSNPQDLSNYKVFIVDEPQFPFSAHTKLALMNFIHNGGGLFIISDHINASRTNNGWDARGVWEDFITHNPVSNTAFGFKLDSVNISPTSANVNPSLTDSIIHGPEGNCPGMQWHNGTTFTLYPAENSSITGDVFMGAVGNTGVMAGHGRYGSGKFAFEGDSSPADDGTGDRYGVASTGVYNGYTGDPTSAPSTEEETIIVNTTIWLATSNSATTLSATTTQTNISCNGGNNGSATVTPSGGTPAYTYSWSPSGGTAATATGLAAGTYTVTVKDAASSTQTASVTITQPLAISTTTTQTNVSCNGSNNGSANISATGGTPSFTYSWSPSGGTSATASGLAANTYTCTITDSKGCTATKSVIISQPSAITTTTTQTNVSCNGSSNGSANIFATGGTPGYTYSWSPSGGTSATASGLAANTYTCTITDSKGCTATKSVIITQPSAITATTTQTNVSCNGDNNGVASVAVSGGTAGYTYSWSSGGGNTASASGLAANTYTCTITDSKGCTSTESVVITQPLALTATTSSTNSSGSGINDGTASTNPSGGTSPYTYSWSPSGETTETATGLAGGIYTCTIIDANGCSIVETDTVNVSTGIAVLNGISSGISLYPNPSGNDVNIVVGSIKNHPVLYFYDILGQQVQAITIKNTQTIISKGTLQSGIYFYRLMNDFGMAGNGKLIIVK; encoded by the coding sequence ATGAAAAAAATACTACTAACAGCCAGTTGCTTTCTATTGATGGCGCACAGCACTTTTGCACAAGTAAAAATTTTATTTGATGCCACGGAAGGTCAAACTGCAGGAAATGCTGATTGGGTGATAGATGCGGATGCACATAACGTGCAATACACCGGTACTGGTGGATTGCCCGTACAAGTAACTTCTACCGTGCAACAAGATAATGCTCAACGAATTCCAACTCCAGCTCAATCAGGCATTACAGCTTCAACGCCAGAAACATATTGGACAGGCGCTTTGTCTAATTGGGGAATTGACATGGTAAAAAAAGGGTATGCTGTAGAAACATTGCCAACATTTGATTCTATTACTTATGGCAATTTCAGTAATCCTCAAGATTTAAGTAATTACAAAGTTTTTATTGTGGATGAGCCGCAATTTCCATTTTCGGCACATACAAAATTGGCACTCATGAATTTTATTCATAATGGAGGCGGATTATTTATAATTTCAGATCATATAAATGCTTCTCGTACCAATAATGGATGGGATGCACGTGGAGTTTGGGAAGACTTTATTACCCATAATCCGGTAAGCAATACAGCGTTCGGTTTTAAACTTGATTCGGTGAATATTTCACCAACATCGGCTAATGTAAATCCTTCTTTAACAGATTCTATTATTCATGGTCCAGAAGGTAATTGTCCAGGCATGCAGTGGCATAATGGAACTACGTTTACACTTTATCCTGCTGAAAATTCGTCCATAACGGGAGATGTATTTATGGGTGCAGTTGGAAATACAGGTGTTATGGCCGGTCATGGAAGATATGGTTCTGGAAAATTTGCCTTTGAAGGCGATAGTTCTCCAGCTGACGATGGAACAGGTGATCGATATGGTGTTGCCAGTACTGGTGTTTACAACGGCTATACGGGAGATCCCACAAGCGCGCCAAGTACCGAAGAGGAAACTATTATTGTCAATACTACTATTTGGTTGGCTACAAGTAATTCAGCAACAACATTGTCTGCTACCACAACACAAACGAATATATCTTGTAATGGAGGAAACAATGGATCTGCAACAGTTACACCATCCGGTGGAACTCCAGCTTATACCTATTCATGGTCTCCAAGTGGCGGAACAGCTGCCACTGCAACAGGACTTGCTGCTGGAACCTATACTGTAACAGTAAAAGATGCTGCTTCAAGTACACAAACTGCATCAGTTACAATTACGCAACCATTAGCCATCTCAACTACAACAACTCAAACCAATGTTTCTTGTAACGGAAGCAACAATGGTAGTGCGAATATATCTGCAACAGGTGGAACACCAAGTTTTACCTATTCTTGGTCACCAAGTGGTGGAACTTCTGCAACAGCAAGTGGACTTGCTGCCAATACATACACGTGTACAATCACGGATTCAAAAGGATGTACAGCAACAAAAAGTGTCATTATTAGCCAACCATCTGCAATAACAACTACAACAACTCAAACCAATGTTTCTTGTAACGGAAGCAGCAATGGTAGTGCGAATATTTTTGCAACAGGTGGAACACCAGGTTATACATATTCTTGGTCGCCAAGTGGCGGAACTTCTGCAACAGCAAGTGGACTTGCTGCCAATACATACACGTGTACAATCACCGATTCAAAAGGATGTACAGCAACAAAAAGTGTCATTATTACTCAACCTTCTGCAATAACAGCTACTACAACTCAAACCAATGTTTCTTGTAATGGCGATAACAATGGTGTTGCCTCGGTTGCCGTTTCTGGAGGTACTGCTGGATATACGTATTCTTGGTCATCTGGTGGCGGTAATACAGCTTCAGCAAGTGGACTTGCTGCCAATACATACACGTGTACAATCACCGATTCAAAAGGATGTACTTCCACGGAAAGTGTTGTAATTACGCAACCATTAGCATTAACAGCTACTACATCAAGCACTAATTCAAGCGGTTCAGGAATAAACGACGGAACGGCTTCTACAAACCCTTCTGGCGGAACTTCTCCTTATACCTATTCATGGTCGCCAAGTGGAGAAACTACAGAAACTGCTACCGGATTAGCTGGTGGAATTTATACTTGCACTATTATTGATGCGAATGGATGTTCGATAGTTGAAACGGATACAGTAAATGTTTCTACTGGAATAGCTGTGCTTAACGGAATCTCATCTGGTATTTCATTGTATCCAAATCCTTCAGGCAATGACGTAAATATTGTTGTAGGTTCTATAAAAAATCATCCTGTGTTGTATTTTTACGACATACTTGGTCAGCAAGTGCAAGCAATCACAATCAAGAATACGCAAACTATCATCAGTAAAGGAACATTGCAAAGTGGCATTTATTTCTATCGATTGATGAACGATTTTGGAATGGCTGGAAATGGTAAATTGATCATTGTAAAATGA
- the hutI gene encoding imidazolonepropionase has protein sequence MKILIKNIKSLVQVGEKSRLKVAGEEMKKLFSINDAWLAIEDDKIADFGSMKDFPGISDWSDLTVIDASGKIIFPTWCDSHTHIVFAGSRETEFVDRINGLSYEEIAKRGGGILNSAKRLQDASEEELIESALIRLNEIMRQGTGAVEIKSGYGLTLASELKMLRVIKKLKTLSPLTIKSTFLGAHAIPKIFENNRQSYIDLLINEMLPQIAEEKLADYCDVFCERNYFSKEETILILKAGIKHGLRPKVHANQLSNSGGVQAGVECNAISVDHLEYVDDEEINALINSETMPTVLPGAAFFLGLPFPPARKMIDAGLPLAVASDFNPGSSPSGNMNLMIALLCIQYKLTPEEAINAATINSAYAMDLSATHGSIGIGKKANIFITKPIPNYSFIPYSFGSNLVETVILNGKQIDLKF, from the coding sequence ATGAAAATCTTAATAAAAAATATAAAATCCTTGGTGCAAGTAGGGGAAAAGTCGCGTTTAAAAGTGGCAGGCGAGGAAATGAAAAAGCTTTTTTCTATCAACGATGCGTGGCTTGCCATCGAAGATGATAAAATTGCAGATTTCGGTTCGATGAAAGATTTTCCGGGCATTTCCGATTGGTCGGATTTAACGGTGATTGATGCTTCCGGAAAAATAATTTTTCCAACTTGGTGCGATAGCCACACGCACATTGTGTTTGCCGGAAGTCGTGAAACAGAATTTGTGGATCGCATCAATGGTTTGTCGTACGAAGAAATTGCGAAACGTGGTGGTGGAATTCTCAATTCTGCCAAACGTTTGCAAGATGCGAGCGAAGAAGAATTAATAGAAAGTGCACTTATTCGTTTAAACGAAATCATGCGTCAAGGTACAGGAGCAGTGGAAATAAAAAGTGGTTACGGATTAACACTTGCTTCGGAATTAAAAATGTTGCGTGTTATAAAAAAACTAAAAACACTTTCGCCACTTACTATAAAATCAACGTTTTTGGGCGCACACGCTATTCCGAAAATATTTGAAAACAATCGTCAATCGTATATTGATTTACTTATTAATGAAATGCTTCCGCAGATTGCCGAAGAAAAATTAGCGGATTATTGCGATGTTTTTTGTGAGCGAAATTATTTCTCGAAAGAGGAAACAATTCTCATTTTAAAAGCAGGAATAAAACACGGATTAAGACCAAAAGTTCACGCCAATCAATTAAGTAATTCAGGCGGAGTGCAAGCTGGCGTGGAATGTAACGCTATTAGTGTTGATCATTTGGAATATGTGGACGATGAAGAAATAAACGCGTTAATAAACTCGGAAACGATGCCAACTGTTTTACCAGGAGCTGCTTTTTTTCTGGGATTGCCTTTTCCGCCTGCGCGTAAAATGATTGATGCCGGACTTCCGCTTGCTGTTGCGAGTGATTTTAATCCGGGAAGTAGTCCGAGTGGAAATATGAATTTGATGATTGCATTGCTTTGTATTCAATATAAATTAACTCCCGAAGAAGCCATTAATGCAGCCACTATTAATTCTGCTTACGCGATGGATTTGAGTGCTACGCACGGCAGTATTGGCATCGGTAAAAAAGCTAATATTTTTATCACAAAACCAATTCCGAATTATTCTTTTATTCCGTATTCATTTGGAAGTAATTTGGTGGAAACGGTTATTCTCAATGGAAAGCAAATTGATTTGAAATTTTGA
- a CDS encoding replication-associated recombination protein A: MTTLAPLAERLRPSDLDNYIGQKHLVGEGAILRKSIESGLLPSIILWGPPGVGKTTLAGIISQQLKRPFYALSAINSGVKDIRDIIEKAKEKSFFNTNHPILFIDEIHRFSKSQQDSLLGAVEKGIVTLIGATTENPSFEVISALLSRCQVYVLKSLEKEELLELLQIAMKNDEILRQKNIFLKESEALLQLSGGDARKLLNIFELVVNTINTEKIEITNDLVIANVQQNMALYDKAGEQHYDIISAFIKSIRGSDPNAAVYWLARMIEGGEDPLFIARRLLILASEDIGNANPTALVIANNCFQAVNAVGFPESRIILSQTATYLAASAKSNAAYVAIAKAQETVRNTGNLSVPLHIRNAPTKLMKDLGYGKNYAYSHQYENNFSEQEYLPESIAGSIFYEPGNNPKEKEIRENLKKKWGKKYDY, translated from the coding sequence ATGACAACACTTGCGCCGCTTGCCGAACGACTTCGTCCTTCCGATTTAGATAATTACATCGGGCAGAAACATTTAGTGGGCGAAGGTGCTATTCTCCGAAAATCAATAGAATCAGGATTGTTACCTTCCATTATTTTGTGGGGACCGCCCGGAGTGGGAAAAACAACACTTGCCGGAATTATTTCTCAGCAATTAAAACGTCCATTTTATGCCCTTAGCGCGATTAATTCAGGCGTAAAAGACATTCGTGATATTATTGAAAAAGCGAAAGAAAAAAGCTTTTTCAACACCAATCATCCCATTTTATTTATTGATGAAATTCATCGTTTCAGCAAATCGCAACAAGATTCTTTACTGGGAGCTGTTGAAAAAGGCATTGTTACTTTAATTGGCGCTACAACCGAAAATCCTTCCTTTGAAGTTATCAGCGCTTTGCTTTCGCGCTGTCAAGTATATGTATTGAAATCATTGGAGAAAGAAGAGCTTTTAGAATTACTGCAAATCGCGATGAAGAACGATGAAATTCTTCGTCAAAAAAATATTTTTTTGAAAGAGAGCGAAGCGCTACTGCAACTTTCGGGCGGTGATGCACGCAAATTATTGAACATTTTCGAATTGGTTGTAAATACCATCAACACTGAAAAAATAGAAATTACGAACGACTTGGTTATTGCGAATGTGCAGCAAAATATGGCATTGTACGACAAAGCCGGAGAGCAACATTACGATATTATTTCTGCATTTATAAAATCCATTCGAGGAAGCGATCCGAATGCTGCTGTATATTGGCTGGCGCGGATGATTGAAGGTGGAGAAGATCCGCTTTTTATTGCGAGGAGATTGTTAATATTGGCTTCCGAAGATATTGGAAATGCCAACCCGACTGCTTTGGTAATTGCCAACAATTGTTTTCAGGCAGTAAACGCGGTTGGTTTTCCAGAATCGCGTATTATTTTATCGCAAACAGCCACTTATTTAGCCGCTTCCGCGAAAAGCAATGCCGCGTACGTAGCCATTGCAAAAGCGCAAGAAACAGTTAGAAATACTGGCAACTTGAGTGTTCCTTTACACATCCGAAATGCACCTACAAAATTGATGAAAGATTTGGGATACGGAAAAAATTATGCCTATTCGCATCAATACGAAAATAATTTTTCGGAACAAGAATATTTGCCTGAATCCATTGCAGGAAGCATTTTTTACGAACCTGGGAATAATCCGAAAGAAAAAGAAATTCGCGAAAATTTGAAAAAAAAATGGGGTAAAAAATATGATTATTGA
- the dacB gene encoding D-alanyl-D-alanine carboxypeptidase/D-alanyl-D-alanine-endopeptidase, translated as MAQQNLDSSLLHLNSEIRKLNTDSSLIHGTWSVCVMDVNTGNVMASYNDNMSLIPASTMKIMTTGAALSILGTDYRFKTKIEYDGFIKAGVLYGNLYIKGGGDPSLGSEYFKKKNDSTDLMDDFAKIIQKKGIKKITGSIISDASIFDFNTTSDEWVWGDMGNYYGSGACGLSYRDNLYTAFFDSGNEKDDSTKLDTIIPYIPNLKIMNNLRTGEARDNSMIYTAPYRNFANICGTIPAHKKGFQVKGTIPDPAFFCVYSLYEALLKKNISVAEIPINSVDLYLQEQKEKSSEKEKNKKPERHTIYTYQSPTLDNIVYYTNMFSINLFAEHLLKTLGVEKYHYGNERSGINAVENFWKSKGMDLKGLYMMDGCGLARADVITTFQETFALKIIANDSLIFPAFYASLPVAGETGSLHNMLKHTYADGNMHAKSGYVSRDRSYAGYVKDKDGHLICFSIIANNYECSASDMKKKMERIMLCIAEL; from the coding sequence ATGGCGCAACAAAATTTGGATTCTTCTTTACTTCACTTAAACAGTGAAATTCGAAAACTAAATACCGATTCTTCCCTTATTCACGGTACTTGGAGCGTGTGCGTGATGGATGTAAATACGGGAAATGTGATGGCATCTTACAACGATAACATGTCTCTGATTCCAGCAAGCACGATGAAAATTATGACCACTGGCGCAGCTTTATCAATACTCGGAACGGATTATCGTTTTAAAACAAAAATAGAATACGATGGTTTTATAAAAGCTGGCGTTTTGTACGGAAACCTTTATATCAAAGGCGGAGGAGATCCTTCTTTAGGTTCTGAATATTTTAAAAAGAAAAATGACAGCACCGATTTGATGGACGATTTCGCAAAAATTATTCAGAAAAAAGGTATTAAAAAAATTACAGGAAGCATTATTTCCGACGCCAGTATTTTTGATTTTAATACCACTTCCGACGAATGGGTTTGGGGAGATATGGGAAATTATTATGGTTCTGGCGCCTGTGGACTTTCTTACCGTGATAATTTATACACTGCTTTTTTTGATTCTGGAAATGAAAAAGACGATTCCACAAAATTAGATACAATCATTCCTTACATCCCGAATTTAAAAATTATGAATAACCTGAGAACAGGTGAGGCTCGAGATAATAGCATGATTTACACCGCGCCTTATAGAAATTTTGCAAATATCTGCGGAACAATTCCTGCCCATAAAAAAGGCTTTCAAGTAAAAGGAACTATTCCTGATCCTGCTTTTTTTTGTGTTTATTCTTTGTACGAAGCTTTACTGAAAAAAAATATTTCGGTAGCTGAAATTCCAATAAACAGCGTCGATTTATATCTACAAGAACAAAAAGAAAAATCTTCCGAAAAAGAAAAAAATAAAAAACCGGAACGTCATACAATTTACACATATCAGTCGCCAACACTTGATAACATTGTATATTATACCAATATGTTTAGCATTAATTTATTTGCAGAACATTTGCTGAAAACTTTAGGTGTTGAAAAATACCATTACGGAAATGAACGCAGCGGAATAAACGCAGTGGAAAATTTTTGGAAATCGAAAGGCATGGATTTAAAAGGATTGTACATGATGGATGGTTGCGGTTTGGCGCGTGCAGATGTGATTACCACTTTTCAGGAAACGTTTGCTCTAAAAATTATTGCCAACGATTCTCTTATTTTTCCAGCCTTTTACGCCTCTTTGCCCGTTGCCGGAGAAACAGGATCGTTACACAACATGCTCAAACACACGTATGCCGACGGAAATATGCACGCCAAAAGTGGTTATGTTTCGCGCGACAGAAGTTATGCCGGTTATGTAAAAGATAAAGACGGTCATTTGATTTGTTTCTCGATTATCGCTAATAATTACGAATGTTCTGCCTCAGATATGAAGAAAAAAATGGAGCGCATAATGCTTTGTATTGCGGAATTGTAA
- a CDS encoding DUF4288 domain-containing protein, with product MNTYLVKLVFNISIEDKKKTSQFDEQIRLIKANDTKDAFFKAKMLGRQEEDVFVNKNNEVVKWEFIDVIDLYPLQDLQDGEQLYTLTHETEDTDSFIRFTHHKSMLTQAKFVTLT from the coding sequence ATGAATACATATTTGGTAAAATTGGTTTTTAATATTTCCATTGAAGACAAAAAAAAGACGTCGCAATTTGATGAACAAATCCGTTTGATTAAAGCGAACGATACAAAAGATGCCTTTTTTAAAGCGAAAATGCTGGGTAGACAAGAAGAAGATGTGTTTGTCAATAAAAATAATGAAGTGGTAAAATGGGAATTTATAGATGTCATTGATTTGTATCCTTTGCAGGATTTACAAGATGGCGAGCAACTCTATACGCTTACGCATGAAACGGAAGATACAGATTCTTTTATTCGATTTACACATCATAAATCAATGCTCACTCAAGCGAAATTCGTAACATTGACTTAA
- the ftcD gene encoding glutamate formimidoyltransferase → MNHQLIECVPNFSEGRDTNIIKQITDEIEKIEGVKLLNVDPGKATNRTVVTFVGNPNAVVEAAFQAIKKASELIDMSKHKGEHPRMGATDVCPLIPIAGITMEETAKYAKKLGEKVGKELSIPVYLYEVAQVDKKRNNLSVIRAGEYEGFFKKIKLPEWKPDFGPAEHPVKSGSTVIGARDFLVAYNINLNTTSTRRANSIAFDVREAGRVKREGNPVTGKIVTDEKGNPVHVPGSLKSVKAIGWFIEEYGIAQISMNLTNINITPVHIAFDEVCKKAQERGIRVTGSELVGLVPLKAMLDAGKYFLEKQQRSTGVSEKELIRIAVKSMGLDELSPFHPQERIIEYVLKNDSKKALINMSLIDFADETASESPAPGGGSIAAYIGSLGISLGTMVANLSSHKPGWDERWKEFSDWANRGQFYKNELVKLVDEDTNAFNKIMTAFGLPKASEEEKTARTQAIQEATKYATEIPFKVMELSFASMEIIKAMAENGNPNSVSDAGVGALCARSAVMGAYLNVKINAKGLSDKKFAVEILAKGKAIEEKTHLLEAEILTIVNNKL, encoded by the coding sequence ATGAATCATCAATTAATAGAGTGTGTTCCGAACTTCAGCGAAGGGCGTGATACGAACATTATTAAACAAATCACTGACGAAATCGAAAAGATTGAAGGTGTAAAATTATTAAATGTAGATCCAGGAAAAGCGACTAACAGAACAGTTGTAACTTTTGTCGGTAATCCGAATGCCGTTGTGGAAGCCGCTTTTCAAGCGATTAAAAAAGCGTCTGAATTAATTGATATGAGCAAACATAAAGGCGAACATCCGCGAATGGGCGCAACAGATGTGTGTCCGCTGATTCCGATTGCAGGAATTACAATGGAAGAAACGGCTAAGTACGCTAAAAAATTAGGCGAAAAAGTGGGTAAAGAATTATCCATTCCTGTTTATTTATATGAAGTTGCACAAGTGGATAAAAAAAGAAATAATCTTTCTGTAATTCGTGCTGGAGAGTACGAAGGATTTTTTAAGAAAATTAAATTGCCGGAATGGAAACCGGATTTCGGACCTGCGGAACATCCTGTAAAATCAGGCTCTACGGTAATTGGTGCGCGCGATTTTTTAGTTGCTTATAATATCAATTTGAATACTACTTCAACGCGCAGAGCTAATTCGATTGCGTTTGATGTGCGAGAAGCGGGTCGTGTGAAACGCGAAGGAAATCCGGTTACGGGAAAAATTGTTACGGATGAAAAAGGAAATCCAGTACACGTTCCGGGAAGTTTAAAATCGGTAAAAGCGATTGGTTGGTTTATCGAAGAATATGGCATTGCACAAATTTCGATGAACTTGACGAATATCAATATTACGCCCGTTCACATTGCGTTTGACGAGGTTTGTAAAAAAGCGCAAGAGCGCGGAATTCGTGTTACAGGTTCTGAATTAGTTGGACTTGTTCCTTTGAAAGCGATGTTGGATGCAGGAAAATACTTTTTGGAAAAACAACAACGTTCAACAGGAGTTTCGGAAAAAGAATTGATTCGGATTGCTGTAAAGTCAATGGGTTTGGATGAACTTTCTCCTTTTCATCCGCAAGAGCGTATTATTGAATATGTATTGAAAAACGATTCGAAAAAAGCATTAATTAATATGTCGTTGATTGATTTTGCAGATGAAACAGCAAGTGAAAGTCCTGCGCCAGGAGGTGGTTCTATTGCAGCGTACATCGGCTCTTTAGGAATTTCCTTGGGAACGATGGTGGCAAATCTTTCGTCACATAAACCAGGTTGGGACGAACGTTGGAAAGAGTTTTCGGATTGGGCGAATCGCGGACAATTTTATAAAAATGAATTGGTAAAATTGGTGGATGAAGATACGAATGCCTTCAACAAAATAATGACTGCTTTTGGTTTACCGAAAGCCAGCGAAGAAGAAAAAACAGCGCGCACACAAGCCATTCAGGAAGCTACAAAATATGCTACGGAAATTCCTTTTAAAGTAATGGAACTCAGTTTTGCTTCTATGGAAATTATAAAAGCGATGGCTGAAAATGGAAATCCGAATTCGGTGAGTGATGCTGGTGTTGGCGCACTTTGCGCACGCAGCGCGGTAATGGGCGCGTATCTGAACGTAAAAATAAATGCGAAAGGATTGTCAGACAAAAAATTTGCAGTCGAAATTCTCGCGAAAGGAAAAGCAATAGAAGAAAAAACACATCTATTAGAAGCCGAAATTTTAACAATTGTAAATAATAAATTATAG
- a CDS encoding YkgJ family cysteine cluster protein, producing the protein MKKYFFEPMNLSIPEKVKAVEFIFQELSSEIEKFQKISGLSCLTGCSQCCKKPDIEATILEFLPLAYHLYENNLAYESLERLQKNPDDTICALFTTTKIGSFGSGCSNYNYRGLICRLFGFSASTDKNGNPQLATCKIIKENQKKEYDKIVEDLKTGTSIPIMNQYYMKLLSIDMNLAKDFYPINKAMQQAIETVLTFYEYSKAENNE; encoded by the coding sequence TTGAAAAAATATTTTTTTGAACCCATGAATTTAAGTATTCCTGAAAAAGTAAAAGCAGTAGAATTTATTTTTCAAGAGCTTTCATCAGAAATTGAAAAATTTCAAAAAATCAGCGGATTGTCTTGTTTGACGGGCTGTTCGCAATGTTGCAAAAAACCAGATATCGAAGCAACGATTTTAGAATTTCTGCCCCTCGCCTATCATTTGTACGAAAATAATTTGGCTTACGAAAGTTTGGAACGTTTGCAAAAAAATCCGGACGATACAATTTGTGCACTCTTTACCACCACTAAAATTGGGAGTTTCGGAAGTGGTTGTTCCAATTACAATTACCGAGGTTTGATTTGTCGTTTGTTCGGTTTCAGCGCCAGCACGGATAAAAATGGGAATCCCCAATTGGCAACGTGTAAAATCATTAAAGAAAATCAGAAAAAAGAATACGATAAAATTGTGGAAGACTTGAAAACAGGAACTTCTATTCCGATTATGAATCAGTATTATATGAAACTTTTATCAATTGATATGAACTTGGCGAAAGATTTTTATCCGATTAACAAAGCCATGCAACAAGCCATTGAAACGGTTTTGACGTTTTACGAATACAGTAAAGCAGAAAATAACGAATAA
- a CDS encoding 4a-hydroxytetrahydrobiopterin dehydratase gives MWIEENNRLKKKFSFADFSQAFAFITQVALLAEKMNHHPEWSNIYNNVYIQLCTHDAGICVTEKDRKMAAEIDLILNSYSK, from the coding sequence ATGTGGATAGAAGAAAACAATCGTTTGAAAAAAAAATTTTCGTTTGCGGATTTTTCGCAAGCTTTTGCATTCATCACGCAAGTGGCTTTGCTCGCGGAAAAAATGAATCATCATCCCGAATGGAGCAATATATACAATAACGTATATATCCAGTTATGTACGCACGACGCAGGGATTTGCGTAACAGAAAAAGATAGAAAAATGGCGGCTGAAATTGATTTAATTTTAAACAGCTATTCTAAATGA